The Thermodesulfovibrionales bacterium genomic interval AGGGCCGCGGCATAAATCAACGAAACCGTTTTCTTCATAGAGCGAGACCTCATCATCTGCTATTTCATTGAGGAGCTCAACCTTGTATACCTCCCCTGTCTTCCCGAAGAGTTCGATAGCGTCCTCCCGCTTGATGACCTTTCTCCGAAAGGGAATATTGCTCCGGATGATCTCTGCCATCTTCTCTTCAATCCTCGTAAGGTCTTCCGGGGTTAAGGGTCTCTCTATATCGAAGTCGTAATAGAACCCTTCCTCTGTTGAGGGGCCGATCGCGAGCCTGGCCGCGGGGAAAAGCTCTTTCACCGCATGAGCCATAACATGTGAAGCGCTGTGACGGTAGATATCCAGCCCCTCCTTTGAGTCGGGGAGGACCGGCTCCACAACCGAGTCATTTCCGAGATCCTTCAAAGAAGAGATATCCGTCAGATTGCCCTGGACTTTCAGTGCTATGGCGCCCGCCTTTTTCAGTCTCGACTCTGCTTCCGCAAGCCCTGCCGAAACCTCGCTCCCGTCTGCATACCGTATCTTAATGTCTCCACCTCCTCGAAAATCGAGCACTATATTACCTGATTTTATTTTTGTATTTCAATATTTTTTCGGGTTTGTGGTCTGAAGGAGACATTGACAAAAGGAGGATCACTCCCTATAATTAAAAAATCAGAATTTCCAGGAGGTTGTCATGGCTGAAGGCATTCTTGATGTAACAGGCACGAGCTGGGATAAAGAGATTGTTCAGAATCAGGGTTTGACCATGGTCGATTTCTGGGCAGTGTGGTGCGGGCCCTGCCGGATGATAGCGCCCACCGTCGAGGAACTCGCAAAGGAATATGCAGGAAGACTCAAGGTGGCAAAACTGAACACCGATGAGAACCCGGACATCGCGAGTCGTTACAAGATCATGGGTATCCCGACCATCATCTTCTTTAAGGACGGCGAGAAAGTCGACCAGGTTGTCGGCGCGGTACCCAAACCGCAGCTCAAGGCAAAAATCGACTCCCTCCTTGCCCCCTGAGACCTATCCGGACTCTTCTGTTCCTCGGGATCCTGAAAGGCAGGCCATGAGAAGATTTCCCTCAAGAGCATCTTCAGCAGTCATCTGTCTGCTGGCGCTGGCTCTTTTTGTATTGTCCTGCACGCGAGAAAAAGAGAGGGTCCTGGAAGAAGGCAAGGCGCCAGGCTTCACCCTCACTGATCTTCAGGGGACGAAGGTCAGCCTCTCCGGCTTCAGGGGGAAGGTTGTCCTCCTTGAGTTCTGGGCAACGTGGTGTCCTCCTTGCAGGGAATCGATACCGGAGCTGAACAGGCTCTATGACAAATACCGGGACAAGGGCTTAACCGTTATCGGCATATCCATGGATAAAGGTGGGGACGTCTCTTCCACCGTCGGGTCTTTTATGAAGGAGCAGGGCGTCGTCTATCCGGTATTGATTGATGATGGGAAGGTGAGCGCCCTCTATGGCGTGACGAGTATCCCCGCCATGTTCATCGTAGACAAAGAGGGGAAGATGGTGAAGAAGTTTGTCGGGTTCATTCCGGGACTCGCTGAAAACCTCTCCCGGGAGATCGAGGCACTCCTGTAATGCTTGAA includes:
- the trxA gene encoding thioredoxin gives rise to the protein MAEGILDVTGTSWDKEIVQNQGLTMVDFWAVWCGPCRMIAPTVEELAKEYAGRLKVAKLNTDENPDIASRYKIMGIPTIIFFKDGEKVDQVVGAVPKPQLKAKIDSLLAP
- a CDS encoding TlpA disulfide reductase family protein — translated: MRRFPSRASSAVICLLALALFVLSCTREKERVLEEGKAPGFTLTDLQGTKVSLSGFRGKVVLLEFWATWCPPCRESIPELNRLYDKYRDKGLTVIGISMDKGGDVSSTVGSFMKEQGVVYPVLIDDGKVSALYGVTSIPAMFIVDKEGKMVKKFVGFIPGLAENLSREIEALL